aaaaaaaaaatagaaacattgatttggtttttatttctttcttttttttttggttgacGTGGATAGTTTACTGATGAATGAATGACATTGTAAGTTCGGCGCAgtcaattattgaaaaccATCTGAATTTTATAGAAAAAAAGGGGGGGTTCCAATTGATGGCTATGTAGATAAAAATAGAACTTGAATATCTAATTATTTGTAAGAAAACACAGGAATTCCATATGATGCAGAACGGTATTTTAGTTGATACACAATGAAATGATACCTTTTTTCAACCATAATACATATTTAACGGACAAGAGTGTTTTATAGAGACAGGAGTTATACATGTCTTACTTTAATGTTATCTTGACTTCAGTTTTTAAGgagaaatatttatttcaaatcgttgcaaaattttttgtttcaaaaattggCTAGAATTCTGAACTAAAAACTATCTTGCTTCATAATTAAAtacaatttgaatttaaaactAGAAAGATTCTTGAGCATTAAACGTCGGCAAGGACCTTCTACCATTGTTTACTGCATTGCAAGAGTTTACATTTTGGCAATTTCTAATAACTGAGTGAGACAATTCTAAAGTCACGTGCGGCATCTTacaaatggaaaaaaagagagaacAGAAAATCATAATTGAATGTTTGAAAACTTCAAAACCTAATaacattgaaaatttatttatcaaGATCATGAAGTTTTCCTCTATTTTACTCTGGTATGCGTTGTAGAGAGCAACAATCGTAGATATGAATTTAAGGATAGTTGCCCTACAATAATACACATACGTTGTACAATagagaagaaagaaaaagaaaaaaaagaagaatcaaaacaaaaaagaaaattttttccttcAACCTTTTCTCAATCTTTCAGTTTAAATAGGATTTCTAAAAGCGGCGGTTCTAAATATTTCCAGAATGAGAATTCACTCGAAACACagaaaatttgaatccTACTTTCAAACCCTAAGTcaactcttttttttaacaacaacaacaacaacaaatgaGATTAAtagttttatcaattttttgtatttgtatAACATTTACAACTGCAATTGGATTCAAAGGAAAGATTGAAGGCATACCATCAGTGAATGAACTTTACCACACCAAGAATAAAATTGTTCCCAACGGAGATAATTATAACAACAGAATATCAGTTGATTTATATCCTTTAGACTCATTCACACCCATTTCAACGGTGGTCGATTCTAAAtacaattttaaatttaataactTGGAACCAGGTGAATATGAATTACTTGTGAATTCGTatgattttggttttgaacAAAATAGATTCAAGATAATCGCTGATGAGGAATCAATTGTTGCTTATGAACATGGGATTGGTCAAGAAACTTACAATACCACCTCCCTTACTAATCTTAATGAAAAACCATTGTCTATCAAGTATCTTGCTACAAAAGAGTTTTACGAATATCACGGCGGGAGTCTTAGtgatttgttgatgaataGTCCATTTGGATTCATATTCAAGAACAAGTATATGACTATTGTGTTTACTGCATGTCTTGCAATTATGGCTGCCCCATACATTCTTCAAGTTGTTAGCCCCGAGTTTGCTGCggaattgaatcaaattcaaacacAAACAGCTAAGGAAAGACTAGGTGAAAAAGTTATCGAGTCACCTGAACCTACAATTAAATCTACAGGTGTTAACAAATCTCAAGGTGCTAAAAAGAGACGATAGCCAATAGTATGCATGTATGTATTATATTATACTCTTACATTCAATTTTAGTCCAACTATGTAGAACCTACTGATAAACCAGCAACAAGTGCCCACAACGCCAAATACACAACAGTAAACTGCAAACATATCATACAGATGTTTAGAACCATTACCAATAATAGCAGCACTCACCGGAATACCAAACAAGTTACCCaaactaacaaaaaaatacaatagTCCATATCTTTGACCAAATTTCTGTACTGGTGTGATACTTCCTAAACACACTGGAGTTAAACTCAATATCGATGAGCTGAAAAATCCAGAAATAGCGGCAAATGCATAAAGAGCACCAATGTTAGACCCAAATGGAAGCCAAAGTATCAACATGGATAAAGTAAACCCTATGAGCATAGCAATCATAATATTGAAATGGCCAAATTTGTCAGATAAAATGCCAGGGACCAATCTTCCCAACACACCAGTAGTATTGAAAACAGTCAACAATACATACGATTGAGATTCCGACATACCTTGAGCTATTGCATATGTAGCCAAATACGTCAACATTGACAATAAGGAAATCTCAGTGAAAAAAGTACCAACAATACAAAAGGAATATTTAGGATCCAAAAGAGCactaaattcaaattgatctTTGATTTGTACCAAATTCGTCCACAACAGATTCTTAGGAGTTACAGTATCAGATTCTTGACATATTCTAGATCGACACAATAATATGGCAATACCATTACAAGCTAAGCAGAAAAACCCCAAGATTCTAATTGCCCACACAAACCCAACGTTGGTATATAATGATCTCAACATTAAAGGAACAATAATACCACCAACGGACCCACCAATAGTAGCCATTCCAATAGCTCTACCACGCTTCAAGTTAAACCAGTGACTCAAAACACCAATCAATGGAGTTATGTTTAGCGAATTACCTAATCCTACACATATAGCCAATGCCAAGATAAACTGGGGCACGGTGTCGCAATTGGCTACCGCCATAAACCCACCTGATATCATTACAGTACCAACGACCATAGGTAACATAGCACCCTTAACATCAAATAATGGACCAACTACCATACAATTGGCAAATGAAATCGCtgtataaattgaaaatatccATGATATAGTAGACGTTTTCACATCGGATAATTGATGAGTAGCAATATATGCTTGTATGGCACCAACTGAATTCAATGTACCAAAAGTTGCCATTAATCCAATAAATGAACCAAAAACTACACTATAAGCTCGTAATCCACCTTCAGGATATTTCACTTCTTGGacatcattatcattgtcAGATTGTGGGTCACTATCGATCAGAATCAGCTCTTGAGGAGTTGATAAAGTCTCCATGGCAATTCCATTTATCGTTATCGAACATGGTTCAAACTCGGTATTTACACTTGTTGATGTCATAATGAGGGTAATCTTATGTCATTTGAAGTGGTAGAAATAGAATAGTTGCTAAAtgtgtgaaaaaaaaaagaaagagaaagagaaagagaaagagaaagtaAACtaggaaagaaagaaaagaaaagaaaagaaaaaagagcATCGGTATTTTACTTAAATAAGATCAATTTTCGCACATCCACGGCACGGGATTTGATTCCTAATCGAGATTTAGCCGCGATTCTCCGGATGCCAATACGGGActtaaaacaacaataagaaGAAATACCATTTAGTTTAGTATATTCGTTTCTTTTATAAAGTATATACTTTTCCTGTTGAATCACCAATcactaatttcaaatttcctCTGATTAATTTATCTTCTGTATCAACTTCTGAACATTTAAAAAGCTCAATAACGGTAATATCCCCCGATATTCTATCCTGTAAATCAACTTTATCAAGTTGTTTCAATTCCCAACCATTCTCTGGAATCAATTCCCAAAGTTCAATCGATTTCTTTCGAGCAACGGCaagaatttcttttgaCCAATAAATATGTTTATTAACATTATTAGTTCTTGTGTTGTCAAccataattgaatttgtgGTTGCAAAAGTTATTGCTTCAATTGTTTGTCCATCAACGGCAGGAAACTCAAACGATATAATTAACTCACCATTGATGGTAAACAACTGGAGTTGTCCATTTAGATGTTTGTTAAAATGAACAGTAGCAAAATTTCCACTTTCATTCGACACAGCTAATAATGGACTAACTGTAGTGTTCTCCTCAGTTAAAACTGGTGGGAACAATTTTCTAACATATTTGAATCGTATGAAATCCCATATTATAACAATCCCATCCTTATCAATACTTGCACcaaatttaaaactttTGGTGTAgacaattttcaaaatactTGTCAAATGGCCCCTAAGAAGTG
This genomic stretch from Candida albicans SC5314 chromosome 1, complete sequence harbors:
- a CDS encoding uncharacterized protein (Ortholog of C. dubliniensis CD36 : Cd36_06080, C. parapsilosis CDC317 : CPAR2_803360, Candida tenuis NRRL Y-1498 : CANTEDRAFT_112428 and Debaryomyces hansenii CBS767 : DEHA2G15532g), which translates into the protein MRLIVLSIFCICITFTTAIGFKGKIEGIPSVNELYHTKNKIVPNGDNYNNRISVDLYPLDSFTPISTVVDSKYNFKFNNLEPGEYELLVNSYDFGFEQNRFKIIADEESIVAYEHGIGQETYNTTSLTNLNEKPLSIKYLATKEFYEYHGGSLSDLLMNSPFGFIFKNKYMTIVFTACLAIMAAPYILQVVSPEFAAELNQIQTQTAKERLGEKVIESPEPTIKSTGVNKSQGAKKRR
- a CDS encoding uncharacterized protein (Predicted MFS membrane transporter; member of the monocarboxylate porter (MCP) family; Spider biofilm induced); this translates as MTSTSVNTEFEPCSITINGIAMETLSTPQESISIDSDPQSDNDNDVQEVKYPEGGLRAYSVVFGSFIGLMATFGTLNSVGAIQAYIATHQLSDVKTSTISWIFSIYTAISFANCMVVGPLFDVKGAMLPMVVGTVMISGGFMAVANCDTVPQFILALAICVGLGNSLNITPLIGVLSHWFNLKRGRAIGMATIGGSVGGIIVPLMLRSLYTNVGFVWAIRILGFFCLACNGIAILLCRSRICQESDTVTPKNSLWTNLVQIKDQFEFSALLDPKYSFCIVGTFFTEISLLSMLTYLATYAIAQGMSESQSYVLLTVFNTTGVLGRLVPGILSDKFGHFNIMIAMLIGFTLSMLILWLPFGSNIGALYAFAAISGFFSSSILSLTPVCLGSITPVQKFGQRYGLLYFFVSLGNLFGIPVSAAIIGNGSKHSYDMFAVYCCVFGVVGTCCWFISRFYIVGLKLNVRV